In Aquipuribacter nitratireducens, the genomic stretch CCGAGGACGGCGTCGGGTCGCCGGGCGAGGAGCTCCTCGACCGCGTCGGCGGCCGTCCGGGCCAGCTCCTCGGCCGGGGCGATGACGACCTGCACGCCGGTGTCCCCTCTCGTGCGCGCCGTGTGCGGGCGCGACCTGCTACAGAAGTCCTGTGACCGTACCCGTGCGCGTCCTCCGCGGTGCCGTCGTGCTGCCCGACGCCGTGCTGCCCGACGGCGTCGTCGTGGTCGACGGCGACCGGGTGGTGTGGGTCGGCGCCGCCGACGAGGCGCCCGTCGCGCTGCCGGACCCTGCCGACGTCGTCCTGCTGCCCGGGCTCGTCGACGTCCACTGCCACGGCGGGGGCGGGGTCGGGTTCCCCGACGCCGCCTCGGTGGACGACGCCCGCCGGGCGGTCGCCGAGCACACCCGTCACGGCACGACGTCGCTCGTCGCCTCGCTCGTCACCGCGCCCGCCGACCTGCTCCTCACCCAGGCGGCGATGCTCGCCGACCTCGCCGACGACGGTGAGATCGTCGGGGTGCACGCCGAGGGCCCGTTCCTGTCCGCCGCCCGGTGCGGCGCCCAGGACCCGGCGCACCTCGTGCCGGGTGACGCCGACCTCGTGCGCGCCCTGGCCGACGCCGCCCGGGGACACCTCGTGAGCATGACCGTGGCGCCGGAGGTGCCGGGCGTGCTCGACGAGGACGGTGTCGTGGACGCGCTGGTCGCGGCCGGGGCGCTCGTGTCGTTCGGTCACACGGACGCCTCGGCGGAGCTGGTGGACGACGCCGTCGCGACCGCGTTCGGGCTGTCGGGGCGACGTCCGGGTGTCACGCACCTGTTCAACGGGATGCGGCCGTGGCACCACCGCGACCCCGGCCCCGTCGCCGCGTGCCTGGCGGCAGCCGCCCGTGGGGACGCCGTCGTCGAGCTCGTCGCCGACGGGGTGCACCTCGCCGACGCGACCGTGCGGAGCGTCTTCGACCTCGTCGCCCCCGACGCCGTCGTGCTCGTGACGGACGCCATGGCCGCAGCCGGGGTGCCGGACGGGGACTACGTCCTCGGCGGGCAGGCGGTGCGCGTCGCGGACGGCGCCGCGCGGCTCGCGGCCGGCGCGCAGGCGGACGCGCTCGCCGGCGGGACCGCGCACCTGCTCGACGTCGTCCGGCAGGCCGTGACGGCAGGCGTCCCCCTCGTCGACGCCGTCCGGGCCGCGGCCACGACACCGGTTGCCCTGCTCGGTCTCGACGACGTCGGGGCGCTGGAGGCCGGGCGGCGGGCCGATGTCGTCGTGTGCTCGCCCGACCTGCGACCGCTGCACGTGCTCCGGGGCGGGGTACCGGTGCCCGGGGTCGCGGGCCGAGGCGTGCTCGACGTCGGTCTCGTCCCCCTGCCGGCGTCGGTCCTGCCGGGTGGAGGTGCGCCCGTCGTCGTCGGTGCCTCGACGCGGCTGGTCGCGACCGGCGCGGCACGGGAGGTGGCCGCCGTCGCGGCCGACCGCCTCGCGCGGACGCTCGGCTCCGTCCCGGCCGTGGTCGAGGGGCCGGCCCGGCCGGGCGACCTCGAGCTCGTCCTCTCACCGGACGCCGTCCGTGCGCTCGGCGAGCCGGCCGTCGACGTCGCGGACGAGGGCTACGACCTCGCCGTCGGCGAGGGACGCGTCGTCGTGTCCGCGCGGGCGGTCCCCGGCCTGCGCCACGGGCTCACGACGCTCGGACAGCTCCTCGCCGCCGCCCCGCCCGAGGGCGGGGGACGGGCGCTCGCGCCCGTCACCGTCACCGACGCCCCGCGGTACCCGTGGCGCGGGCTGAGCCTCGACGTCGCGCGTCACCCGCTGCCGCTGCCGGACCTGCTGCGGGTCGTCGACGTGCTCACGGACCTGCGGCTCAACGTCCTCCACCTCCACCTCACCGACGACCAGGGCTGGCGGCTCCACGTGCCCTCGCGCCCGCTGCTCACCGAGCGCTCCGGCGGGACCGCCGTCGACGGCGACCCCGGGGGCTTCCTCACGGGGGCCGACTGGGCGGCACTGGTCGCGCACGCCCGCGGGCGCGGTGTCACGGTCGTGCCGGAGGTCGACGTCCCCGGCCACACCAACGCCGCCCTCCACGCGTACGGCGAGCTGACGCCGGACGGGCAGGCACCGCCCGCCTACACGGGGACCGAGGTCGGCTTCAGCCGGCTGTGGGCGGACGTGCCGGCCACCGAGCCGTTCCTGCGGGACGTCTTCGCCGACGTCGCCCGCATGACCCCCGGCTCCCCGCTCCACATCGGCGGGGACGAGGTCCTCGCCATGGACCCCGAGGAGTACGTGCGGCTCGTGCAGATGGCCGCCGCGGCCGTCGAGGCGCAGGACCGCACCGTCGTCGCGTGGCAGGAGGCCGCAGCCGCGCCGCTGCCGCCCGGCACGGTCGTCCAGCTGTGGGACGAGCGGCAGGACACCGGCCCGCTCGTCGCGGCCGCCGAGGCCGGAGCGGAGGTGCTGCTGTCCCCGGCGAGTCGCGTGTACCTCGACATGAAGTACGACGCCGACTTCCCGCTCGGTCTCGACTGGGCCGGTCTCGTGCCCTTCCGTCGCTCGTGGGAGTGGGACCCGGACGACCTCGTGCCGGGCCTGCCGCCCGAGCACGTCGTCGGGGTCGAGGCGGCCCTGTGGTCGGAGACCACCCGCTCGCTCGACGACGTGACGACACTGCTGCTGCCACGGCTCGCCGCTGTCGCCGAGGTCGCGTGGTCGGCGCAGGCGCGCCGCGACGACGACGGGTTCGACGGCTTCGCCCACCGTGTGCGTGTGCTGGCGCGGGCGTGGGAGCGGGACGGACTGCGGTGGTACCGGGCGCCGGACGGGGTGTGGGACGGCGAGGACCCGGGGTGACGCGTCGGGCCGGTGGCGCTGAGCGCCGCGCGTGAGGGCGCTGCCGGCACGGCTACCGACCGGACGTCATCGATCATGACGGTTGTCACGAGCGGGCGGGCCGACCCCCGCCCCCGCGCGGGCGGTCCCAGTCACCGGAGGCGGGGTACCCCGCGCCGTCGACGACGGCGGCGACCAGCACGAGGGCCGGGCTGAGGAGGCCACCGCCCGCGACCGTCACCAGCCCGGTTACGGACCCGCGACCCTGGGCTTCCACAGCCTCGGTGTGGAGCCGGCGGGAGTGGCCAGAGGCGGGGTCGAACCGCCGACCTTCCGATTTTCAGTCGGACGCTCTACCAACTGAGCTATCTGGCCGTGCGCCCTGGGCGCGCGGCAACGATAGCGCAGTGGTGGCGGCGGCCTCGCCGTCGCAGGCGGAGCACGACCGTCACGGGCGGCTACCCGTATCGGGCAGTGCTGCTTGACACAAACGCTCTGCGGCTGTTCAGTAATACTGAATGCATCGCGGGGTTGCGATGACGAGGTGCCACCCCGCGCGGCTCGGCCTCCGACGACGAAGGTGGGTGCGATGCGCCTCGAGGACGGCCACGGACACCTCACGTACTCCACGCTCGTTCACCCCGGGGACGACTGGTCGCAGATGTGGCACAGCCTGACGACCCACGTCCCGGCGGTGAGGGACGCCGTGGCAGCGGCGGGCCCGTTCGGCGTGAGCCTGCGCCTCTCGGGCGCCTCGGTCGACACGCTCCGCGACGAGCCGGACGAGGTCGAGCGCCTCGCCGGCTTCCTCGCCGAGCAGCGGCTGTACCTCTTCACCGTCAACGCCTTCCCCCACGGTCCCTTCAAGGGTCGCCGTGTGATGGAGGAGGTGTACCGCCCGGACTGGAGCACCTCGACCCGCGTCGGCTACACGAAGGACATCGCCGACCTGCTGGCGCGAATCGCGCCGGCCGACGTCCGCCCGAGCATCCAGTCCGCGCCGCTGGCGTTCCGCGCAGACGTGGGTTCTGCCGAGGTCGTGCAGCGGCTCACGGACAACGTGCTCGACGTGGTCGCGCACCTCGCCGACCTCGAGCGCCGGACCGGCCGGTGCGTGACGCTCGCGCTCGAGCCGGAGCCCGCCTGCTACCTCGAGACGACCGAGGAGACGGTCCGCTGGTTCGAGGACCACGTGTACTCCCGGCAGGGCCTGACGGCGCTGGCCGCACGGGCCGGCGTCCCCGTCTCCGAGGCCACCGACCTCGTCCGCCGCCACCTCGGCGTCGTCTTCGACATCTGCCACCAGACGGTCGGCTTCGAGGACGTCCCCGAGTCCCTCGACCTGCTCGTGCGCAGCGGTGTGCCGATCCTCAAGCTCCAGGAGGCCGCGGCGCTGCGCGCACCGGAGGTCGACGCGGACGTCGTCGCCGAGCTCGAGCGCTTCACCGACACCATCTACCTGAGCCAGACGACGGAGCTCCGCGACGGCGCCACCCGGCGCTTCCTCACCCTCGCCGACGCCATCGACGCCTGGCGGGAGGACCCCGGAGGGGCGCGAGAGTGGCGCACCCACTTCCACGTGCCGGTCTTCCTCGACGACCTCGGCGCCTTCGGGACCACACGGTTCGGCATCGAGCAGGCCCTCGGCGTGCACGCCCGCACGCCGCTGTCCTCGCACCTGGAGATCGAGACGTACACGTGGGACGTCCTTCCTCCGCACCTCAAGACCGGTGACGTCGACTCGTACGTCGTCAGAGAGCTGCAGTGGGTCAGGGAGCGGCTCGCCGCCGCTTCTCCGGCCCGGACCTGAGAGGAGACACCAGTGACTGGTCGACTCGACGGCAGGACCGTCGTCGTCACGGGCGCCGGCAGCGGCATGGGGCGCGCCTTCGCCGGTGCCTTCGTCGCCGAGGGCGCCGTCGTCGGCGTCCTCGACCGCAGCGAGGACCTCGCGCGAGCCGCGTGCGACGACCTGGACCGAGAGCACCCGGGAAGGAGCGTCCCCCTGGTCGCGGACGTCCGCCGCCGGGAGGAGGTCGCAGCGGCGTTCGACCGGTTCCTCGACGCAGCAGGCGGCTTGGACGTCCTGTTCAACAACGCCGGCGTGAACCGCCCGATGCATCTCCTCGACGTCACCGAGGAGAACTGGCACCTGATCATGGACGTCAACGCCCTCGGGACCCTGATCGGCATCCAGGAAGGCGCGCGGCGGATGATCCCCAGGGGTGGCGGCAAGATCGTCAACACGTCCTCGATGGCCGGTCGCCAGGGCTTCCCCAGTTTCGCGCCGTACTGCGCGAGCAAGTTCGCGGTGAACGCGCTCACGCAGGCGGCGGCGCGCGGGCTCGCCGAGCACGACATCACCGTCAACTCCTTCTCGCCCGGCGTCGTCGACACCCCGCTGTGGACCGCGCTGGACGCCGACCTCGTCGCCATCGGCGACGCCGACGAGCCCGGCCGCGCGATGGCGGCGTTCGCGGAGGGCATCCTGAGGGGCAGGCCCGCGACCCCCGACGACATCGTCGGCACCGCGCTGTACCTCGCCTCCTCCGACAGCGACTACCTGACCGGACAGACGATCATGATCGACGGGGGCATGGTCCTGCTCTGACCGCGACCTCCGCCCTGCCCTCCCCGCCGTTCGCACCTATCCTCGACATCCTCATCACCCCAGGAGTGACCGTGGCAGCCGGACCCCGCTCGTCGGAGGCAGTGCGCGTCCCCCCGCCGCCCGAGGCCCGGGACACGGCGGCGGAGCCGGCGGGACGGCCCCCGACCGATCCGGATGCGCCGATGGCGAGCCTCGGCGCCAGGCTGCGGGCCGAGCGCACGAGGGCCGGGCTGTCCCTGCGCGAGGTCGCGCGGCAGCTCCGGGTCTCTCCCTCGTTCGTCTCCCAGCTGGAGAACGGCAAGTCCCAGCCCAGCGTCGCGACGCTGTACTCCCTGTCGCAGCTGCTCGACGTCTCCATCGACGTCCTGTTCGAGCCCGACCCCGTGCAGCCGGTGGAACCCACCCCGGCGGGGGAGCCCGCCGAGCCCGAGGGCGCCGGCGCGGACAGCGCGAAGGCGTCCCGGGACCCCGCCCCCTCGGTCGCCGCGGTCCTGCGGCGGTCGAGCGCGGCAGCCGCCCGCCGGGCTCCGCGGACGCCGTCGGACGACGGCGACCGTCTCGACGACGAGGTCGGCGAGCAGTGGTTCGGTCGGCCGTCCGGAGCGCGCTGGTCCGTGACGTCGCCGGGCCGGCGACCACGGCTCGTCATGGACTCCGGGGTCATCTGGGAGCAGCTGGCCCGCACGACGGACCACACGTTCGACTTCCTCGAGATCGAGTACCCGCCGGGCGCGAGCTCCACGACCGACGAGCGCATGCTGCGGCACCTCGGCTTCGAGTACGGCTACCTGCTCGAGGGGGAGCTGCAGGTCACCGCCGGCTTCGACGTCTTCGTGCTGAGGGCCGGTGACGCCCTCGGCCTCGACTCGTCGCTGCCCCACCTGTTCACCAACACGGGCAGCGTCCCGGCGCGCGGCATCTGGTTCGTCCACCACCAGCACCACTGACCACGTCGTCGCAGCAGCGCCCCCGGCACCCGGCGCTCACGGGGCCACCGGTCGGACGTCGATGTCCGGTCTCACTTCGTGCGTACACCAGTTGTGAACACCTGATTAGGCTTGTACAGTCCTGCCGAACAGCGAGACAGGGTGCCGACGGAGGCGCCCGCTCAGTGCCACGAGGAGGTGGACGTGAGCGCTCCCGCTCAGACCCGCGATCCCGAGAACGCGTCCGGCGCGCGCCGGCCGCGCTGGCCGTCGGTCTCCCGCGGGCTCGCGACGATCAGCGTCGCCCTCGTCGCCCTCCTCGTCGTGAGCGCCGTCGTGGCCCCGTCGAGCGTGAGCCGCGGGGCCCTCCTCGGCATGCTCCCCTTCGCCGCGGTGCTCGCCGTCGTCGCCCTCGGTCAGACGCTGGTCGTCCAGCAGGGGGGCTTCGACCTGTCGGTCCCCGGCGCGGTGTCCCTCGCCGTCGTCGTCGTCACGCACCAGCCGAACGGCGACGACTCGCGCCTCCCCCTCGCCATCCTCACCGCCCTCGGCTTCGCGATCGCGGCCGGGCTGGTCAACGGGTTCCTCGTGAGCCGCCTGCGGCTCAACCCCATCGTCGCCACGCTCGGCATGAGCGCGCTGCTGTACGCCGTGGTCCTCGCGATCAGCTCCGGTGCCCCCCGCCGGACCACCGACCTGCTGGCGGACCTCACCGGCGGCATCACCGCGGGCGTCCCCCACGCGGTCCTCATCGCCGTCGTCGTCGTCGCCGTCACGACGACGGCCATGAAGTCGACGGTCGCCGGCCGCGAGTTCGAGGCGGTGGGCGCCAGCGCCCCCGCGGCGCACGCGACGGGCCTGCCGGTCGTGCGTCGACGGGCCTCGGCGTACCTGTGGGCGCAGGTCCTGTACTGCATCGCCGGGATCATGCTCGCCGGCATCGTCGCCCAGCCCACCGCCTTCCAGGGCGACGCGTACCTGTTGCCGTCCGTGGCCGCGGTCGTCCTCGGCGGGACGTCGCTGCTCGGCGGCCGGGGCTACCTCGTCGCGACGGCGGTCGCCGCGCTGTTCCTCAGCCAGCTGCAGCAGTTCGTCCTCGCGCTCGGTGTCAGCTTCGCGATCCGCACCATCGTCGAGGCCGCGGCCCTGGGCCTCGGGGTGGCCCTGTTCACCGTCGACTGGACATCGGTCCGCCGGCGGCTCTCCTCCCTCCTGCCCGCCCGGTCCGGCGCACCCGCGACCGGCCCCTGACCCTCACCTCCCACCCGTCCCGGCGACGACGCCGGGGCGTCAGCACCACAGAGAGGACCCAACCCATGACCCGCGCACTCCCACACCTCCGGGCGCTCGCCGCGCTCGGAGCCGCAGGCCTGCTGCTGGCGGCCTGCGGTGGTTCCGACGACGGCGACGCCGTGGCCACCGACGCGGCCCCCGCGGCCGGCGCCGACAGCACGGACGAGCCCGCGGGCGACGGCGACACGGCTGCCTCCGGGGACGTCCCCGCCTGGTGCGGTCCCGAGGAGATCACCCTCGGGTTCACCGACGGCTTCGGTGGCAACAGCTGGCGCCTCGTCACGACCGAGTCCGGCCGGGACGAGGCCGCCAAGTGCCCGAGCGTCACCGAGTTCCTCTACGCCGACGGGCAGGGCGACACCCAGAAGGCCATCTCCGACATCCAGGGCATGGTCGCGCAGGGCGTCGACGCCCTCGTCGTCTTCCCCGACGCCGGCGAGGCGATGCTCCCCGCGCTGCGCAGCGCGTTCGAGGCCGGCGTGGTCACCGTCCCCTACCGCGTCGACCCCGGCGGCGAGGACGGCGTCGACTACACGGCGTTCATCGCCCTCGACAACGAGAACGACGGGCAGAACTACGCAGCGGGCATCCAGGAGCTGCTGCCCGACGGCGGGAACGTGCTGTTCCTCGGCGGCCCCGCCGGCAACAGCCAGAGCACCCAGGCGGCCGAGGCCATGCAGGCCGCGCTCGACCCCGAGCTCTACACCTTCATCGGCGAGCAGCCGTTCGAGGTGACGAACTGGGACCCGGCCCTCGCGCAGCAGGTCCTCACCGCGGCCATCGCCCGCTACGACGACATCGACGTCATCGTGTCCGACTTCGGCCCCTCGCTCGTCGGCGCGCTGCCGGAGTTCGAGAACGCCGGCCGCACGATCCCGCCGCTCGTCACCTCCGACGGCAACGTCCTCGGCTGCTTCTGGGAGGAGAACCAGGAGGCCAACGAGGGCTTCGAGCTGTTCACCATCGCCACCGGCAACGACCACGTCCGCACCGCCATGCAGTACG encodes the following:
- a CDS encoding family 20 glycosylhydrolase, producing MTVPVRVLRGAVVLPDAVLPDGVVVVDGDRVVWVGAADEAPVALPDPADVVLLPGLVDVHCHGGGGVGFPDAASVDDARRAVAEHTRHGTTSLVASLVTAPADLLLTQAAMLADLADDGEIVGVHAEGPFLSAARCGAQDPAHLVPGDADLVRALADAARGHLVSMTVAPEVPGVLDEDGVVDALVAAGALVSFGHTDASAELVDDAVATAFGLSGRRPGVTHLFNGMRPWHHRDPGPVAACLAAAARGDAVVELVADGVHLADATVRSVFDLVAPDAVVLVTDAMAAAGVPDGDYVLGGQAVRVADGAARLAAGAQADALAGGTAHLLDVVRQAVTAGVPLVDAVRAAATTPVALLGLDDVGALEAGRRADVVVCSPDLRPLHVLRGGVPVPGVAGRGVLDVGLVPLPASVLPGGGAPVVVGASTRLVATGAAREVAAVAADRLARTLGSVPAVVEGPARPGDLELVLSPDAVRALGEPAVDVADEGYDLAVGEGRVVVSARAVPGLRHGLTTLGQLLAAAPPEGGGRALAPVTVTDAPRYPWRGLSLDVARHPLPLPDLLRVVDVLTDLRLNVLHLHLTDDQGWRLHVPSRPLLTERSGGTAVDGDPGGFLTGADWAALVAHARGRGVTVVPEVDVPGHTNAALHAYGELTPDGQAPPAYTGTEVGFSRLWADVPATEPFLRDVFADVARMTPGSPLHIGGDEVLAMDPEEYVRLVQMAAAAVEAQDRTVVAWQEAAAAPLPPGTVVQLWDERQDTGPLVAAAEAGAEVLLSPASRVYLDMKYDADFPLGLDWAGLVPFRRSWEWDPDDLVPGLPPEHVVGVEAALWSETTRSLDDVTTLLLPRLAAVAEVAWSAQARRDDDGFDGFAHRVRVLARAWERDGLRWYRAPDGVWDGEDPG
- the eboE gene encoding metabolite traffic protein EboE, encoding MRLEDGHGHLTYSTLVHPGDDWSQMWHSLTTHVPAVRDAVAAAGPFGVSLRLSGASVDTLRDEPDEVERLAGFLAEQRLYLFTVNAFPHGPFKGRRVMEEVYRPDWSTSTRVGYTKDIADLLARIAPADVRPSIQSAPLAFRADVGSAEVVQRLTDNVLDVVAHLADLERRTGRCVTLALEPEPACYLETTEETVRWFEDHVYSRQGLTALAARAGVPVSEATDLVRRHLGVVFDICHQTVGFEDVPESLDLLVRSGVPILKLQEAAALRAPEVDADVVAELERFTDTIYLSQTTELRDGATRRFLTLADAIDAWREDPGGAREWRTHFHVPVFLDDLGAFGTTRFGIEQALGVHARTPLSSHLEIETYTWDVLPPHLKTGDVDSYVVRELQWVRERLAAASPART
- a CDS encoding SDR family NAD(P)-dependent oxidoreductase, which gives rise to MTGRLDGRTVVVTGAGSGMGRAFAGAFVAEGAVVGVLDRSEDLARAACDDLDREHPGRSVPLVADVRRREEVAAAFDRFLDAAGGLDVLFNNAGVNRPMHLLDVTEENWHLIMDVNALGTLIGIQEGARRMIPRGGGKIVNTSSMAGRQGFPSFAPYCASKFAVNALTQAAARGLAEHDITVNSFSPGVVDTPLWTALDADLVAIGDADEPGRAMAAFAEGILRGRPATPDDIVGTALYLASSDSDYLTGQTIMIDGGMVLL
- a CDS encoding helix-turn-helix domain-containing protein, whose amino-acid sequence is MASLGARLRAERTRAGLSLREVARQLRVSPSFVSQLENGKSQPSVATLYSLSQLLDVSIDVLFEPDPVQPVEPTPAGEPAEPEGAGADSAKASRDPAPSVAAVLRRSSAAAARRAPRTPSDDGDRLDDEVGEQWFGRPSGARWSVTSPGRRPRLVMDSGVIWEQLARTTDHTFDFLEIEYPPGASSTTDERMLRHLGFEYGYLLEGELQVTAGFDVFVLRAGDALGLDSSLPHLFTNTGSVPARGIWFVHHQHH
- a CDS encoding ABC transporter permease; amino-acid sequence: MSAPAQTRDPENASGARRPRWPSVSRGLATISVALVALLVVSAVVAPSSVSRGALLGMLPFAAVLAVVALGQTLVVQQGGFDLSVPGAVSLAVVVVTHQPNGDDSRLPLAILTALGFAIAAGLVNGFLVSRLRLNPIVATLGMSALLYAVVLAISSGAPRRTTDLLADLTGGITAGVPHAVLIAVVVVAVTTTAMKSTVAGREFEAVGASAPAAHATGLPVVRRRASAYLWAQVLYCIAGIMLAGIVAQPTAFQGDAYLLPSVAAVVLGGTSLLGGRGYLVATAVAALFLSQLQQFVLALGVSFAIRTIVEAAALGLGVALFTVDWTSVRRRLSSLLPARSGAPATGP
- a CDS encoding substrate-binding domain-containing protein; protein product: MTRALPHLRALAALGAAGLLLAACGGSDDGDAVATDAAPAAGADSTDEPAGDGDTAASGDVPAWCGPEEITLGFTDGFGGNSWRLVTTESGRDEAAKCPSVTEFLYADGQGDTQKAISDIQGMVAQGVDALVVFPDAGEAMLPALRSAFEAGVVTVPYRVDPGGEDGVDYTAFIALDNENDGQNYAAGIQELLPDGGNVLFLGGPAGNSQSTQAAEAMQAALDPELYTFIGEQPFEVTNWDPALAQQVLTAAIARYDDIDVIVSDFGPSLVGALPEFENAGRTIPPLVTSDGNVLGCFWEENQEANEGFELFTIATGNDHVRTAMQYAIAQATGGEVPESTAHQHALFENSVTGDPNEVQCEPDLPGDIYLSAELPAEEQAALLE